The Clostridium botulinum BKT015925 genome includes the window TACAAATACATTCCTCCTTAATATTCTGTATTTTAAGCGAAAATTATATCATACAATATTATAAAGTATATGGCTATATCATTCTTAAAACTTCTTTAGTTATATTAAAATATACATAACTTCTCATTACATTTAGAACATCCTAAAGAATCTTTTAAGAAGTTTAAATTTTTAATAGTTAAAAACCCTTGATTAAACTCAATAAGATTATCGCATTTTAATTTAGCTAACAGTCTACTTATAGTTTCCGGTGAAGTTCCTATATATTCGGATAAAATTATATTAGAAAGTTTAATATTTATTTTCCAACCATTTTCTGTTTTTATGCCATAAGTATTATGTAAACGTATTAATATGGAAAACAAAGCATGTTTTTTATCATATATACCAATATCTCTCATTTGCAAAAAAACTTTTTGACATAAATAATCGTGATATAAATATAGATTTCGAAGAAGATTAGTATCCTTATCCATTATAGATTTTAGGGTATTAATAGAAATGGTTCCAAGTGTACATTCTGTTAAAGTACTTACCTTAAATAAAGATGAAAAATTATTCTCCATATTAAAAATAGCAGGGAATAAAATCACTTCAGATTTATAAACTCCTAGTAAAAATTCTTTG containing:
- a CDS encoding Crp/Fnr family transcriptional regulator; amino-acid sequence: MNLIDLRHHLIKELKPFIENTITLKNKTSIWEQESERDKIIITLSGTIRASHMLPNYKEFLLGVYKSEVILFPAIFNMENNFSSLFKVSTLTECTLGTISINTLKSIMDKDTNLLRNLYLYHDYLCQKVFLQMRDIGIYDKKHALFSILIRLHNTYGIKTENGWKINIKLSNIILSEYIGTSPETISRLLAKLKCDNLIEFNQGFLTIKNLNFLKDSLGCSKCNEKLCIF